From Glycine soja cultivar W05 chromosome 4, ASM419377v2, whole genome shotgun sequence, the proteins below share one genomic window:
- the LOC114409108 gene encoding stress-response A/B barrel domain-containing protein HS1-like: MEEAKGVVKHVLLAKFKDDVTPERIEELIKDYANLVNLIPPMKSFHWGKDVSAENLHQGFTHVFESTFESPEGVAEYVAHPAHVEYANLFLSCLEKVIVIDYKPTVVKL, translated from the exons ATGGAGGAAGCAAAGGGAGTAGTGAAGCACGTGCTCCTAGCTAAGTTCAAGGACGACGTCACTCCAGAGCGGATTGAAGAGCTCATCAAGGACTATGCCAATCTGGTCAATCTCATCCCACCCATGAAGTCATTCCATTG GGGCAAGGATGTAAGTGCTGAAAACCTGCATCAAGGCTTCACTCATGTCTTTGAATCAACCTTTGAGAGTCCAGAAGGCGTTGCAGAGTATGTAGCTCATCCTGCCCATGTTGAATATGCAAATTTGTTCCTTTCCTGCTTGGAGAAAGTCATTGTGATTGACTATAAGCCTACCGTTGTTAAGCTTTGA
- the LOC114409109 gene encoding tocopherol cyclase, chloroplastic-like isoform X2: MEAKLWNWNPLLLPPRFSSLKLAFPSTTTRLVAHNSVSETVPIHKEKEQTLPSVKPTYSSTPPNRGLRTPHSGYHFDGTTRKFFEGWYFKVSIPERKQSFCFMYTVESPLFRKPLTQLELAQYGPRFTGVGAQILGADDKYVCQHSPQSHFFWGSRHELMLGNTFEPNQNSKPPNKEVPPQEFNDRVLEGFQVTPLWHQGFIRDDGRSNYVETVKTARWEYSTRPVYGWGDVGSTQKSTAGWLAAFPVFEPHWQICMAGGLSTGWIEWDGERIEFDNAPSYSEKNWGGGFPRKWFWVQCNVFEGASGEIALTAAGGLRQIPGITETFENAALIGIHYGGNFYEFVPWNGVVNWEVTTWGYWFMSADNGKYVVELEATTEDPGTTLRAPTAEAGFAPACKDTCFGNLKLQMWERRYDGSKGKIILDVSSNMAALEVGGGPWFNTWKGKTSTPAALSRVLELPIDVEGIFNPVPLFKPPGL, encoded by the exons ATGGAAGCCAAGCTCTGGAACTGGAAccctctccttcttcctcctcgTTTTTCTTCACTCAAACTTGCTTTTCCATCAACAACTACTCGCCTCGTAGCTCACAATTCAGTCTCAGAAACCGTTCCCATTCATAAGGAAAAGGAACAAACCCTACCTTCTGTCAAACCTACTTACTCCTCCACTCCTCCCAATCGAGGCCTTCGAACCCCTCACAGCGG GTACCATTTTGATGGGACTACTCGCAAATTCTTCGAGGGTTGGTACTTCAAAGTCTCCATTCCCGAACGGAAGCAGAGCTTTTGCTTTATGTATACCGTCGAGAGTCCCCTGTTTCGTAAACCATTGACGCAGCTCGAACTGGCCCAATACGGGCCCAGGTTTACTGGTGTCGGGGCCCAAATTCTCGGTGCTGATGACAAATACGTTTGCCAACACTCTCCCCAATCACATTTTTTCTGGGGAA GCAGGCATGAACTAATGTTGGGGAACACGTTCGAGCCCAACCAAAATTCTAAACCTCCAAACAAGGAGGTTCCTCCTCAG GAATTTAATGATAGAGTGCTGGAAGGTTTTCAAGTCacccccctttggcatcaaggTTTTATTCGCGATGATGGAAG gtCAAATTATGTAGAGACGGTAAAGACAGCTCGTTGGGAGTATAGTACACGTCCTGTATATGGTTGGGGTGATGTTGGTTCTACGCAGAAGTCTACTGCTGGGTGGCTTGCAGCTTTTCCTGTTTTTGAACCACATTGGCAAATATGCATGGCTGGTGGACTGTCAACAG GTTGGATAGAGTGGGATGGCGAGAGGATTGAGTTTGATAATGCTCCATCTTATTCAGAAAAGAACTGGGGTGGAGGATTCCCAAGAAAATGGTTttgg GTTCAATGTAATGTTTTTGAAGGTGCTAGTGGAGAAATTGCTCTTACAGCAGCTGGCGGATTGAGGCAAATTCCTGGAATAACCGAGACCTTTGAAAATGCTGCATTG ATTGGAATTCATTATGGTGGaaatttttatgaatttgtGCCATGGAATGGTGTTGTTAACTGGGAAGTTACTACTTGGGGTTATTGGTTTATGTCAGCAGACAATGGCAAATATGTG GTTGAATTAGAAGCAACAACAGAGGATCCAGGTACAACATTGCGTGCTCCAACAGCAGAAGCTGGCTTTGCCCCTGCATGTAAAGATACATGCTTTGGAAATCTAAAATTACAAATGTGGGAACGAAGATATGATGGCAGCAAGGGGAAG ATCATATTGGACGTTTCAAGTAACATGGCAGCACTAGAAGTTGGAGGAGGTCCATGGTTTAACACTTGGAAGGGCAAGACATCAACTCCAGCAGCCCTTAGCCGTGTCCTTGAATTACCCATAGACGTAGAGGGCATTTTCAATCCTGTTCCTCTATTTAAACCGCCTGGCCTGTAG
- the LOC114409109 gene encoding tocopherol cyclase, chloroplastic-like isoform X1 — translation MEAKLWEARLFSPTLPLLPPTPRLPSLNLHFPSSSTSTLHLARNSVSDTVPIQNEEKEQTLSSVKPTYSPTPPNRDLRTPHSGYHFDGTTRKFFEGWYFKVSIPERRQSFCFMYSVESPSFRKPLTPLELAQYGPRFTGVGAQILGADDKYICQYSPQSQFFWGSRHELILGNTFVSNQNSKPPKKEVPPQEFNDRVLEGFQVTPLWHQGFIRDDGRSNYVETVKTARWEYSTRPVYGWGDVGSTQKSTAGWLAAFPVFEPHWQICMAGGLSTGWIEWDGERIEFDNAPSYSEKNWGGGFPRKWFWVQCNVFEGASGEIALTAAGGLRQIPGITETFENAALIGIHYGGNFYEFVPWNGVVNWEVTTWGYWFMSADNGKYVVELEATTEDPGTTLRAPTAEAGFAPACKDTCFGNLKLQMWERRYDGSKGKIILDVSSNMAALEVGGGPWFNTWKGKTSTPAALSRVLELPIDVEGIFNPVPLFKPPGL, via the exons ATGGAAGCCAAGCTCTGGGAGGCTCGTCTTTTCTCTCCAACACTCCCTCTTCTTCCTCCTACTCCTCGTCTTCCTTCTCTCAATCTTCACTTTCCCTCATCATCAACTTCAACGCTCCACCTAGCTCGCAATTCTGTCTCAGATACCGTTCCCATTCAAAATGAGGAAAAGGAACAAACTCTGTCTTCTGTCAAACCTACTTACTCCCCCACTCCTCCCAATCGAGACCTACGAACCCCTCATAGCGG GTACCATTTCGATGGGACTACTCGCAAATTCTTCGAGGGTTGGTACTTCAAAGTCTCCATTCCCGAACGGAGGCAGAGCTTTTGCTTCATGTATTCCGTCGAGAGTCCCTCCTTTCGTAAGCCACTGACGCCGCTCGAACTGGCCCAATACGGGCCCAGGTTTACCGGTGTCGGGGCCCAAATTCTCGGTGCCGATGACAAATATATTTGCCAATACTCTCCCCAATCACAATTCTTCTGGGGAA GTAGGCATGAACTGATTTTGGGGAACACTTTCGTGTCCAACCAAAATTCTAAGCCTCCAAAAAAGGAAGTCCCTCCTCAG GAATTTAATGATAGAGTGCTGGAAGGTTTTCAAGTCacccccctttggcatcaaggTTTTATTCGCGATGATGGAAG gtCAAATTATGTAGAGACGGTAAAGACAGCTCGTTGGGAGTATAGTACACGTCCTGTATATGGTTGGGGTGATGTTGGTTCTACGCAGAAGTCTACTGCTGGGTGGCTTGCAGCTTTTCCTGTTTTTGAACCACATTGGCAAATATGCATGGCTGGTGGACTGTCAACAG GTTGGATAGAGTGGGATGGCGAGAGGATTGAGTTTGATAATGCTCCATCTTATTCAGAAAAGAACTGGGGTGGAGGATTCCCAAGAAAATGGTTttgg GTTCAATGTAATGTTTTTGAAGGTGCTAGTGGAGAAATTGCTCTTACAGCAGCTGGCGGATTGAGGCAAATTCCTGGAATAACCGAGACCTTTGAAAATGCTGCATTG ATTGGAATTCATTATGGTGGaaatttttatgaatttgtGCCATGGAATGGTGTTGTTAACTGGGAAGTTACTACTTGGGGTTATTGGTTTATGTCAGCAGACAATGGCAAATATGTG GTTGAATTAGAAGCAACAACAGAGGATCCAGGTACAACATTGCGTGCTCCAACAGCAGAAGCTGGCTTTGCCCCTGCATGTAAAGATACATGCTTTGGAAATCTAAAATTACAAATGTGGGAACGAAGATATGATGGCAGCAAGGGGAAG ATCATATTGGACGTTTCAAGTAACATGGCAGCACTAGAAGTTGGAGGAGGTCCATGGTTTAACACTTGGAAGGGCAAGACATCAACTCCAGCAGCCCTTAGCCGTGTCCTTGAATTACCCATAGACGTAGAGGGCATTTTCAATCCTGTTCCTCTATTTAAACCGCCTGGCCTGTAG